In a genomic window of Pontibacter liquoris:
- the sdaAB gene encoding L-serine ammonia-lyase, iron-sulfur-dependent subunit beta, producing the protein MAEKSSVFDMIGPVMIGPSSSHTAGVVRIARAAIRILGTAPEEATITFYNSFARTYEGHGSDRAIVAGLLDFKTDDKRIKEAFDFAKERGLRYTFRSVGNASTMHPNTIKLNLKAGDREVEVVGQSRGGGVIKIVEVDGFSANFSATLHTLIIDATDKTGSIAFIASVLAHDECNIATMNVSRKGRNEMARQFIEMDSGIKPITLEYLKQLSWIKNVVYIPNIDL; encoded by the coding sequence ATGGCAGAGAAAAGTAGCGTTTTTGATATGATCGGGCCTGTCATGATTGGGCCTTCGAGCTCGCATACGGCGGGGGTGGTCCGTATTGCGCGTGCGGCAATCCGCATCCTGGGAACAGCGCCGGAAGAAGCCACTATAACCTTTTATAATTCTTTTGCCCGCACGTACGAAGGGCACGGCAGCGACCGGGCGATTGTAGCAGGACTGCTGGATTTTAAAACAGACGACAAGCGCATTAAGGAAGCTTTTGATTTTGCCAAAGAACGCGGCCTTCGCTATACTTTTCGCTCGGTTGGAAATGCCTCCACCATGCATCCGAATACGATTAAACTAAATCTGAAAGCAGGCGACCGTGAAGTAGAAGTTGTCGGGCAGAGCCGGGGTGGTGGTGTGATCAAAATAGTGGAAGTAGATGGCTTTTCAGCCAATTTTTCAGCTACTCTGCATACGCTCATTATCGATGCTACCGATAAAACCGGAAGCATTGCCTTTATTGCTTCCGTGCTGGCTCACGATGAGTGTAATATCGCCACCATGAACGTGTCGCGTAAAGGCCGCAACGAAATGGCCCGTCAGTTTATTGAAATGGACTCGGGCATAAAGCCCATCACCCTGGAATACCTCAAACAGCTGAGCTGGATAAAAAATGTCGTTTATATTCCGAACATCGATCTTTAG
- a CDS encoding tryptophan 2,3-dioxygenase family protein produces the protein MEHGFKPEVLDQLKRLEEKYVPLGQDLAAYLEGLYHTDFLNYWDYIHLDTLLSLQNPRTTIPDEKIFIMYHQITELYFKLCLEELRQIADNKDITATFFMQRLKRINRYFDNLINSFDVMVDGMDPKQFLQFRMALMPASGFQSVQYRMIEIAATDLRNLVDKARRAALGLQSTHEEMMGCIYWKEGATEVATGAKTLTLLRFEEKYTRFLIDFAKEYEHKNMWAVYKRLPEADQQNPKLLTLLRDLDSNVNVNWPLMHYKSAVRYLQRDPDVIAATGGTNWQKYLPPRFQKRIFYPELWSQQEVEEWGKGWVERVLEEQA, from the coding sequence ATGGAGCACGGTTTCAAACCTGAAGTACTGGATCAGCTAAAGCGGCTGGAAGAAAAATATGTGCCGCTCGGGCAGGATCTGGCGGCTTATCTCGAGGGCCTCTACCACACTGATTTCCTCAACTACTGGGATTACATTCACCTCGATACGCTGCTTAGCCTGCAGAATCCGCGCACCACCATCCCGGATGAGAAGATCTTTATCATGTACCACCAGATCACGGAGCTATACTTTAAGCTGTGCCTGGAAGAACTGAGACAAATAGCAGACAACAAGGATATTACAGCTACCTTTTTCATGCAACGCTTGAAGCGCATCAACCGCTATTTCGATAACCTGATCAACTCCTTTGATGTGATGGTGGACGGCATGGACCCCAAGCAGTTTCTGCAGTTCCGGATGGCTTTGATGCCGGCCAGCGGCTTTCAGTCGGTGCAATACCGGATGATCGAAATTGCCGCAACCGATCTGCGTAACCTGGTAGATAAAGCTCGTCGTGCTGCATTAGGTTTGCAGAGCACGCATGAAGAAATGATGGGCTGTATTTACTGGAAAGAAGGTGCTACCGAGGTAGCCACCGGCGCTAAGACCCTGACGCTGCTGCGCTTTGAAGAGAAGTATACGCGGTTCCTGATTGATTTTGCCAAAGAATACGAGCACAAGAACATGTGGGCAGTATACAAGCGCCTGCCCGAAGCCGATCAGCAAAACCCCAAACTGCTTACACTGCTGCGCGACCTGGACAGCAACGTGAATGTGAACTGGCCTCTGATGCACTACAAATCGGCAGTGCGCTACCTGCAGCGCGACCCGGACGTAATAGCCGCTACCGGCGGAACCAACTGGCAAAAGTACCTGCCGCCACGCTTTCAGAAACGCATCTTTTACCCCGAACTATGGTCACAGCAGGAAGTGGAAGAATGGGGCAAAGGTTGGGTAGAGCGGGTGCTGGAAGAACAGGCCTGA
- a CDS encoding NAD(P)/FAD-dependent oxidoreductase codes for MRKKELDLVLAPEVAFDAELLEKELLRSAGLQPEDVKFIHRMKRSVDARGRQVVTKVRADVYLDTPPADVLNPNYTYPDVTNQQQVIIVGAGPAGLFAALRCIELGLKPVVLERGKDVRSRRRDLAAINKEHLVNPDSNYCFGEGGAGTYSDGKLYTRSKKRGDLQRILQIFVQHGATQDILFDAHPHIGTNKLPKIIEALRDTILAAGGQVLFDKRVTQFILTGDAIRGVVTQDGQEYVGESVILATGHSARDIFELLHNQQITIEAKPFAMGVRVEHQQSLIDSIQYKRPDRGPYLPASSYALVHQTHYQNKQRGIFSFCMCPGGFIVPSATAPGEVVVNGMSPSRRDSRFSNSGIVVALELEDMALQQYGALAGLRMQQDLEQKACAMAGGTQVAPAQLLQDFTRGKVGGSLLETSYQPGLTPVDMNDLFSDAMAYRLREGFKAFGGKMRGYLTNEAQIVGVESRTSSPVRIPRDRETLEHVHVRNLYPCGEGAGYAGGIVSAAMDGERCAEKIAAKIKRVL; via the coding sequence ATGAGAAAGAAAGAATTAGACCTGGTGCTTGCACCGGAAGTGGCTTTTGATGCCGAACTGTTAGAAAAAGAACTCCTCCGAAGTGCCGGACTCCAGCCCGAAGACGTAAAGTTCATTCACCGGATGAAGCGTTCCGTGGATGCCCGCGGCCGCCAGGTAGTCACAAAAGTTCGGGCCGATGTGTACCTGGACACGCCACCAGCCGATGTCCTGAACCCCAACTATACTTATCCGGATGTAACAAACCAGCAGCAGGTGATTATTGTTGGAGCCGGGCCTGCCGGCCTGTTTGCTGCTTTGCGCTGCATTGAGCTGGGCTTAAAACCAGTCGTGCTCGAGCGCGGAAAAGACGTGCGTAGCCGCCGCCGCGACCTGGCAGCCATCAACAAGGAACATCTTGTAAACCCCGACTCCAACTACTGCTTCGGTGAAGGCGGCGCCGGTACGTATTCGGATGGCAAGCTGTATACCCGTTCTAAAAAACGCGGCGATCTGCAGCGCATCCTGCAGATCTTTGTGCAGCATGGCGCTACCCAGGATATTCTTTTTGATGCACACCCCCACATTGGCACCAACAAGCTGCCCAAGATCATTGAAGCCCTACGGGACACCATTTTGGCAGCCGGTGGCCAGGTATTGTTTGACAAACGGGTAACGCAGTTTATACTTACCGGTGATGCCATTCGCGGCGTGGTGACGCAGGACGGGCAGGAATATGTCGGCGAATCGGTTATACTTGCTACCGGCCACAGCGCCCGCGATATTTTCGAATTGCTACACAACCAGCAGATCACCATCGAAGCAAAACCATTTGCCATGGGTGTACGGGTGGAGCATCAGCAAAGCCTGATCGACAGCATCCAATACAAGCGCCCGGACCGGGGGCCCTACCTGCCGGCATCGTCTTATGCCCTGGTGCACCAGACACATTATCAAAACAAACAGCGGGGTATCTTTTCCTTTTGTATGTGCCCGGGTGGTTTTATCGTGCCATCCGCTACGGCGCCTGGTGAGGTGGTGGTGAATGGCATGTCGCCGAGCCGCCGCGATTCCCGCTTTTCAAACTCCGGCATTGTAGTGGCCCTCGAACTGGAAGATATGGCCCTGCAGCAGTATGGTGCCCTAGCGGGGCTGCGAATGCAGCAGGACCTCGAGCAAAAAGCGTGTGCCATGGCGGGCGGCACGCAGGTGGCACCAGCCCAGCTATTACAGGATTTTACACGGGGCAAAGTGGGCGGCAGCTTACTAGAAACCTCATACCAGCCCGGGCTGACTCCAGTGGACATGAACGATCTGTTTAGCGATGCGATGGCGTACCGGCTGCGCGAAGGCTTTAAAGCGTTTGGCGGTAAAATGCGCGGCTACCTGACCAATGAGGCGCAGATCGTAGGCGTAGAAAGCCGCACGTCGTCGCCTGTGCGCATTCCCCGCGACCGTGAGACCCTGGAGCATGTGCACGTTCGTAACCTTTACCCGTGTGGCGAAGGAGCGGGCTATGCGGGCGGCATTGTATCGGCGGCCATGGACGGAGAACGATGTGCCGAGAAAATTGCAGCTAAGATAAAGCGCGTGCTATAG
- a CDS encoding CoA-binding protein has protein sequence MKKTVVLGATDNPSRYAYRAVHKLQQHGHEVVPVGIRKGEVGGEKIINDKNEEITDVDTVTLYVGPQNQPDWYEYILSLNPKRIIFNPGTENPELERKAAQKNIQTLHHCTLVMLATDSY, from the coding sequence ATGAAAAAGACAGTAGTATTAGGAGCTACCGACAATCCTTCCCGCTATGCTTACAGAGCTGTGCACAAGCTGCAGCAGCACGGGCACGAAGTGGTACCCGTAGGGATCCGCAAAGGAGAAGTTGGCGGAGAAAAGATCATCAATGATAAAAACGAAGAAATCACCGATGTGGACACGGTCACATTGTATGTAGGCCCGCAAAACCAACCGGATTGGTACGAGTACATTTTATCATTAAATCCGAAGCGGATCATTTTTAACCCAGGAACCGAAAACCCTGAACTGGAGCGCAAGGCGGCACAGAAAAATATCCAGACGCTTCATCATTGCACCCTGGTGATGCTGGCCACTGACAGTTACTGA
- a CDS encoding SDR family NAD(P)-dependent oxidoreductase produces the protein MEQNQRGKTALITGASNGFGMEFAKLFARDGYNLVLVARSTERLRQLGYQLQDEHGLEHVCIITADLSRPEAPQEVYDEVMRSGIQVDVLVNNAGAGVHGEFSETDLEHELRIMQLNMNTPVHLTKLFLKDMIRRDEGKILNLCSVVSFMPSPLMTIYAATKAFMLSFSEGLTNELKHTNITVTALCPGASNTMFFKRAGAAHTRAANGSLSEPEDVALDGYQALMSGKTRIVSGLKNKVQVGSTNLMPDMVTAENMHHLMEEEEEYRPGE, from the coding sequence ATGGAACAGAATCAAAGAGGAAAAACAGCGCTTATTACAGGCGCATCGAACGGGTTTGGGATGGAATTTGCCAAACTCTTTGCCCGCGATGGCTATAATCTGGTGCTGGTGGCGCGCAGCACCGAAAGGCTCCGCCAGTTGGGCTACCAGCTGCAGGACGAGCATGGACTGGAACATGTGTGCATCATAACGGCAGACCTGAGCAGGCCCGAAGCGCCTCAGGAAGTATACGATGAAGTGATGAGAAGCGGCATTCAGGTAGATGTGCTGGTCAACAATGCCGGGGCAGGGGTACACGGGGAGTTTTCAGAAACCGATCTGGAACATGAGCTACGTATCATGCAGCTGAACATGAATACGCCCGTTCACCTGACCAAGCTCTTCTTAAAAGATATGATCCGCCGCGATGAAGGCAAGATTTTGAACTTGTGTTCTGTGGTATCCTTTATGCCATCGCCCCTAATGACGATCTATGCTGCTACCAAAGCCTTTATGCTTTCTTTTTCAGAAGGCCTGACCAACGAACTGAAACATACCAATATTACCGTGACAGCGCTTTGTCCAGGTGCCAGCAACACGATGTTCTTTAAACGGGCCGGTGCGGCGCATACTCGCGCTGCGAACGGCTCACTGTCAGAACCCGAAGATGTGGCCCTGGACGGCTACCAGGCATTGATGAGCGGTAAAACCCGGATAGTTTCGGGCCTGAAGAACAAGGTACAGGTAGGCAGCACCAACCTGATGCCCGATATGGTAACAGCCGAAAACATGCACCACCTGATGGAGGAAGAAGAAGAGTACAGACCGGGTGAATAA
- a CDS encoding ABC transporter permease, with translation MPDTILPPSERNKLNLRWLLQMAWRDSRRNRGKLALFISSIVLGIAALVAINSFSENLKTDIDNQAKSLIGADLVIASNKELEPAMQQLIDSIAVGGDRSDEVRFVSMVYFPASKGTRLVQVRALEGGFPYFGAIEALPANASRSFRQGGRKALVDQTLLLQFNSRPGDSIKVGELTFEIAGALQKIPGQTAITATVAPAVYIPREYLDATHLLQKGSRISYYFYYKLAPKTDADALVKKLKPRLEEAGFGYDTVNSRKESTGKAYEDLAHFLALVGFVALLLGCVGVASAVHVYIREKLATIGVLRCLGVSGRQAFLIYLFQVMAMGLIGSVAGAILGSLIQLYLPQLFQSFLPVDVTVAVSWVAVTEGIAIGLTISVLFALLPLLAIRNVSPLITLRAGIEHLSSPKDPLRWAVYGLILAFIFVFAFFQLGSWLQALWFTAGVVVAFVVLALLARGMMWVVRRFFPVNWGYVWRQSLANLYRPNNQTLLLTVSVGLGTALIATLFLMQRLLLSEVAISGSENQPNLVLFDIQTAQKAQVVSMVKGQGLPVLQLVPVVTMRLEEMNGLTAADVRKDTTLGIPDWAYTREYRVTYRDSLIDSEKTAAGTWTGTVQPGSNAPVPISLEEKYAERLKVKLGDTLVFNVQGALVPTVIKHLREVEWNRVQSNFLVLFPKGVLDDAPQFHVLMTHTTSDAQSAGFQRALVQRFPNVSAIDLGLILQTLDDILSKISFVIRFMALFSISTGLLVLVGSVNISKYQRVKESVLLRTLGASRRQILTINAFEYFLLGALAAGTGIVLAVGASWALAVFSFEVNFVPDFSPLLPVFLGITLLTMVIGMLNSRGILNRPPLEVLRREVA, from the coding sequence TTGCCCGATACCATCCTTCCTCCTTCCGAAAGAAATAAGCTGAACTTACGCTGGCTGCTGCAGATGGCCTGGCGCGACAGCCGGCGCAACCGGGGCAAACTGGCGCTTTTCATCTCGTCTATCGTGCTGGGCATTGCCGCCCTGGTCGCCATCAATTCGTTCAGCGAAAACCTAAAAACAGACATCGACAACCAGGCTAAATCGCTGATCGGCGCGGACTTGGTGATTGCGAGCAACAAAGAACTGGAACCCGCCATGCAGCAGCTGATCGATTCGATTGCTGTTGGCGGCGACCGCTCGGATGAAGTGCGCTTTGTATCGATGGTATACTTTCCGGCTTCAAAAGGCACCCGCCTGGTGCAGGTGCGGGCGCTGGAAGGCGGCTTTCCATATTTCGGTGCGATAGAAGCCCTTCCGGCAAATGCAAGCCGCAGCTTCCGGCAGGGAGGCCGCAAAGCCCTGGTCGATCAAACGCTGCTGTTACAGTTCAACTCCAGACCCGGCGATTCGATCAAAGTAGGAGAGCTGACATTCGAGATTGCCGGCGCCCTGCAAAAAATCCCGGGGCAAACGGCCATTACGGCTACGGTAGCTCCAGCTGTTTACATACCGCGTGAGTACCTGGATGCCACGCACCTGTTGCAGAAGGGCAGCCGCATCAGCTATTATTTTTACTATAAACTGGCGCCCAAAACCGATGCTGATGCACTGGTGAAAAAACTGAAGCCACGGCTGGAAGAAGCCGGCTTCGGGTATGATACCGTAAACAGCCGCAAGGAAAGCACCGGCAAGGCCTACGAAGACCTGGCGCATTTCCTGGCGCTAGTAGGCTTTGTAGCCCTTTTATTGGGTTGTGTTGGTGTGGCAAGTGCCGTGCATGTCTACATCCGCGAAAAGCTGGCTACGATCGGGGTGCTGCGCTGCCTGGGTGTAAGCGGCCGGCAGGCCTTTCTTATCTACCTTTTCCAGGTAATGGCTATGGGGCTTATCGGGTCTGTGGCAGGGGCTATTTTAGGCAGCCTGATCCAGCTTTACCTGCCGCAGTTGTTCCAGTCCTTTTTACCGGTTGATGTTACAGTAGCAGTGTCGTGGGTTGCTGTTACGGAAGGCATTGCCATTGGCCTAACCATCTCTGTTTTATTTGCGCTCCTGCCGCTGCTCGCCATCCGCAATGTGTCGCCGCTGATTACGCTGCGCGCAGGGATAGAGCACCTGTCTTCGCCGAAAGATCCGCTACGCTGGGCCGTTTACGGGCTTATACTTGCCTTTATCTTTGTGTTCGCCTTTTTCCAGCTGGGTTCGTGGCTGCAGGCGCTCTGGTTTACCGCTGGCGTGGTGGTGGCCTTTGTAGTGCTGGCTCTGCTTGCCCGGGGCATGATGTGGGTGGTGCGCCGTTTTTTTCCGGTTAACTGGGGGTATGTATGGCGCCAGAGTCTGGCTAACCTTTACAGGCCCAATAACCAGACCTTGCTGCTGACGGTCTCCGTAGGACTGGGCACGGCCCTGATCGCTACCCTGTTTCTGATGCAGCGGCTGTTGCTGAGCGAAGTAGCTATTTCAGGCAGTGAGAACCAGCCCAACCTGGTGCTTTTCGATATCCAGACCGCGCAGAAAGCACAGGTTGTTTCGATGGTAAAAGGGCAGGGGCTACCAGTATTGCAGCTGGTGCCGGTCGTAACCATGCGCCTGGAGGAGATGAACGGCCTGACCGCTGCTGATGTGCGGAAAGATACTACGCTGGGCATACCTGATTGGGCGTACACCCGCGAGTACCGGGTTACCTACCGGGATTCACTTATCGATTCGGAGAAAACAGCGGCAGGAACCTGGACCGGAACCGTACAACCCGGCTCCAATGCTCCTGTCCCGATCTCGCTGGAAGAGAAGTATGCCGAGCGGCTGAAGGTAAAACTGGGCGATACGCTGGTCTTTAATGTGCAGGGCGCTCTTGTGCCCACTGTAATCAAGCATTTGCGCGAAGTAGAATGGAACCGCGTGCAGAGTAATTTTCTGGTGCTCTTCCCGAAGGGCGTGCTCGACGATGCGCCGCAGTTTCATGTGCTCATGACGCATACCACCTCCGATGCGCAGTCCGCCGGTTTTCAACGGGCCCTGGTACAGCGGTTTCCGAATGTATCTGCCATCGACCTGGGCCTGATCCTGCAGACGCTGGATGATATTTTAAGCAAGATCTCTTTTGTGATCCGGTTTATGGCCCTTTTCAGCATCAGCACCGGTTTGCTGGTGTTGGTCGGTTCAGTGAATATCAGCAAATACCAGCGCGTAAAAGAGAGTGTGTTGCTGCGTACCTTGGGCGCCAGCCGCAGGCAGATACTGACTATTAATGCATTTGAATACTTCTTGCTGGGCGCTCTGGCGGCAGGCACCGGTATTGTACTGGCGGTAGGAGCCAGCTGGGCCCTGGCGGTATTTAGCTTCGAAGTAAATTTTGTGCCCGACTTTTCGCCCTTGTTGCCTGTGTTCCTGGGTATCACGCTGCTCACCATGGTAATTGGTATGCTCAACAGCCGGGGGATCCTGAACCGGCCGCCCTTGGAAGTGCTTCGACGCGAAGTAGCGTAA
- a CDS encoding ABC transporter ATP-binding protein has translation MSIILDIQNLSKTYTSGDRHLTVLQGINFSLQTGDTCAIVGPSGSGKTTLLGLCAGLDRASAGSVILNGVRLDNLSEDERAQVRNQYVGFIFQNFQLIPTLTALENVMVPLELRGERHVQQQARELLERVGLGERHHHYPTQLSGGEQQRVSLARAFSNRPTILFADEPTGNLDEETGERVEKLLFELNREAGTTLVLVTHDLELAEKTQRIIRLKGGAVISDTGEPAPVPARNEEL, from the coding sequence GTGTCGATTATACTTGATATACAGAACCTGAGCAAAACCTATACCAGTGGCGATCGCCACCTGACGGTGTTGCAAGGTATAAACTTTTCGTTGCAGACCGGCGATACCTGTGCTATTGTTGGCCCTTCGGGGAGTGGCAAAACCACACTGCTCGGCCTTTGTGCCGGCCTGGACCGAGCCTCTGCCGGCTCTGTCATACTGAATGGCGTGCGCCTGGATAACCTCTCGGAAGATGAGCGGGCTCAGGTACGCAACCAGTATGTCGGCTTTATCTTCCAGAACTTCCAGCTCATACCCACGCTCACAGCGCTGGAAAACGTGATGGTGCCCCTGGAACTCCGCGGGGAGCGCCATGTGCAGCAGCAGGCCCGCGAGCTGCTGGAACGCGTGGGGCTGGGCGAACGCCACCATCATTATCCCACGCAACTTTCCGGCGGCGAACAGCAGCGCGTTTCCCTAGCCAGGGCCTTCTCTAATAGGCCCACCATCCTTTTTGCTGATGAGCCCACCGGTAACCTGGACGAGGAAACAGGAGAACGCGTAGAGAAACTGCTGTTCGAACTGAACCGCGAAGCCGGCACCACACTCGTGCTCGTAACACACGATCTGGAGCTGGCCGAGAAAACACAACGCATCATCCGGCTGAAAGGCGGCGCGGTGATCTCGGATACCGGCGAACCAGCTCCTGTCCCGGCGCGCAACGAGGAGCTATAA
- a CDS encoding arylesterase, which produces MISIKRSISLILLAVFTGLAGCGQVEQAERIGTPPSEKNTAKQDAAAQKKERTRTILFFGNSLTAGYGLEPDQAFPALIQQRIDSLGLPYKVINAGVSGETTAGGNSRIDWLLKQPVDIFVLELGANDGLRGINVTESYQNLQSIIRKVRAKYPEVKIVLAGMQIPPNMGRKYAQEFRNIYTRLEKEENVTLIPFLLDKVAGIPKLNQADGIHPTIEGQKIVATNVWEIIAPLVTSDEKA; this is translated from the coding sequence ATGATAAGTATAAAAAGAAGCATAAGCCTTATTTTACTGGCCGTCTTTACCGGACTCGCCGGATGCGGGCAGGTAGAACAGGCAGAGCGGATCGGTACCCCGCCAAGCGAGAAAAATACTGCAAAGCAGGATGCGGCCGCTCAGAAAAAAGAACGCACCCGCACCATCCTCTTCTTTGGCAACAGCCTCACGGCCGGCTATGGCCTGGAGCCTGACCAGGCTTTTCCGGCCCTTATTCAGCAGCGCATCGATTCGCTTGGTTTGCCTTACAAGGTGATCAATGCAGGAGTAAGTGGTGAAACAACGGCAGGTGGCAACAGCCGCATTGACTGGTTACTAAAGCAGCCGGTGGATATTTTTGTGCTCGAGCTGGGTGCCAACGATGGCTTGCGGGGCATTAACGTAACCGAATCCTATCAGAACCTGCAGAGCATCATTCGCAAGGTGCGCGCTAAATACCCCGAAGTAAAGATCGTGCTGGCAGGCATGCAGATCCCTCCCAACATGGGCCGCAAGTATGCGCAGGAGTTCCGCAATATCTATACGCGGCTTGAAAAAGAAGAAAATGTCACGCTTATTCCATTTCTGTTGGATAAGGTTGCCGGCATTCCGAAACTAAACCAGGCCGACGGCATTCATCCAACCATAGAAGGGCAGAAAATTGTAGCGACCAATGTATGGGAGATCATCGCCCCGCTGGTGACTTCTGACGAAAAGGCTTAA
- a CDS encoding RNA polymerase sigma factor gives MTEAELIAGCQRAESKAQKHLYERFASPMYGVCLRYLKNQMDAEEALLNGFMKIYHNIGQFENKGSFEGWVRRIMVNEALAFLRKKEPLHLAIEDSHVQVAGTGGADQELAEGELLELLGTLPAGYRAVFNLYAIEGYAHKEIADMLGITEGTSKSQLSKARAMLQRRLSDQDVIAV, from the coding sequence GTGACAGAAGCAGAACTGATAGCAGGATGCCAGCGGGCAGAAAGCAAGGCGCAAAAGCACCTGTACGAGCGGTTTGCTTCGCCAATGTACGGTGTGTGCCTGCGCTACCTTAAAAATCAAATGGATGCCGAAGAAGCGCTGCTGAACGGGTTTATGAAGATCTACCACAACATTGGCCAGTTCGAGAACAAAGGCAGTTTTGAAGGCTGGGTGCGCCGCATTATGGTGAACGAAGCGCTGGCTTTCCTGCGCAAAAAGGAGCCCCTGCACCTGGCCATTGAAGACAGCCATGTGCAGGTAGCCGGCACCGGCGGGGCCGATCAGGAACTGGCCGAAGGCGAATTGCTGGAGTTGCTGGGCACCTTGCCAGCCGGTTACAGGGCCGTTTTTAACCTGTATGCCATCGAAGGCTACGCGCACAAAGAGATTGCAGACATGCTGGGCATTACGGAAGGCACTTCCAAGTCGCAGTTAAGTAAAGCCCGCGCCATGCTGCAGCGCCGCTTGTCCGATCAGGATGTTATCGCTGTTTAA
- a CDS encoding outer membrane beta-barrel protein, with product MKRLLLISAIFMAAATGVFAKGGLTIGQRLGDQDTIVIRMANGAKMTLLLQNKEQLKAFQHYSLDSLMRKLNLYVQQVDSLEQTKTDMNSKEMTVTFNASDSSGNDAQEEITITVQDSGKQSGQKTKERHEIRINKTFKIDVEVEEDGDDTNVHVNVPDRAERDSTRAAYREEHYKSTRFNFDVDLGLNNFVNSDLNNMVDLKPLGSRYVGLNLHLNSQIGGRKSPFYLVSGLEFSFNNYMFDDNVIVEDIENYTYFHTSPDIDYDKSKLTHSAINVPLMPMLKFKRENGKDGFQIGAGGFVGYGLGSHAKLKYDQDGKTQKDKIRDNYNLSDFQYGLEGVIGYGDVDLFVKYNMNDLFKDNRGPQTQVISFGLRLLN from the coding sequence ATGAAACGTTTACTACTCATTTCGGCCATTTTCATGGCTGCCGCTACCGGTGTGTTCGCAAAAGGCGGTCTTACTATTGGCCAGCGCCTCGGCGACCAGGATACTATCGTGATCAGAATGGCCAATGGCGCCAAAATGACCCTGCTGCTACAGAACAAAGAACAACTAAAAGCCTTCCAGCACTACAGCCTCGATTCGCTGATGCGCAAACTAAACCTGTATGTGCAGCAGGTAGACAGCCTGGAGCAAACCAAAACCGACATGAACTCTAAGGAAATGACGGTAACCTTTAATGCCTCCGATTCTTCTGGAAATGATGCACAGGAAGAGATCACCATCACGGTGCAGGATTCAGGCAAACAAAGTGGCCAGAAAACAAAAGAGCGCCACGAGATCCGCATCAACAAAACATTTAAGATCGATGTGGAAGTAGAGGAAGATGGCGATGACACCAATGTGCATGTGAACGTGCCGGACAGGGCAGAACGCGACAGCACACGGGCCGCTTACAGGGAAGAGCATTATAAATCCACGCGGTTTAACTTTGATGTGGACCTGGGTCTGAACAACTTCGTGAACTCCGACCTGAACAACATGGTAGACCTCAAGCCACTGGGCTCCCGCTATGTAGGTCTTAACCTGCACCTCAACTCCCAGATCGGCGGCCGCAAGAGCCCCTTCTACCTGGTATCCGGTCTGGAGTTCTCGTTCAACAACTACATGTTTGATGACAATGTGATCGTGGAAGACATCGAAAATTATACCTACTTCCATACTTCGCCTGACATCGATTACGACAAATCGAAACTGACGCACTCTGCCATTAACGTGCCGCTGATGCCTATGCTGAAATTTAAGCGCGAAAATGGCAAAGACGGCTTCCAGATCGGAGCAGGTGGTTTTGTAGGCTACGGACTGGGCAGCCACGCCAAGCTCAAGTATGACCAGGACGGTAAAACCCAGAAAGATAAAATCCGGGACAACTACAACCTCAGCGACTTTCAGTATGGCCTGGAAGGCGTGATCGGCTACGGCGATGTGGACCTGTTTGTGAAGTATAACATGAACGATCTGTTCAAGGATAATCGCGGGCCACAAACACAGGTCATCAGCTTCGGTCTGCGCCTGCTCAACTAA